A single region of the Pyxidicoccus trucidator genome encodes:
- a CDS encoding DUF6119 family protein: protein MKLSIHLANDTVSSFEELIDPKYLRAGNLQKFPGPKKLGYACEGYLLTTRGKPPKWMAFLGSHFDLTESGATNAFASFILLLKVKQRFFAVTFGYGFTALNRGKLEPRFGLLASLNALDPNAVRKMESRNIDLVTRQKSTYVNVESPPHEFDLNFNLDWVYQVAGKPSSTDLGTRISGADSLSINCECTLEKLGDKCAQLLERYLAADYKKAFHFIDHVQPLSRKDPRVAQLHAKLREKVLRRETTRMAIAYPRPPEEDIEGYHISFGRTAEPVDDVTLESVYRFMDAHGVKNADKLRIYSYDPNHTVRESWTLFELLVCELDDGQDTFIHLARSWFRADRDHVAKVREDLSRLTDMTLLLNLPPVGAEAEGTYNQAVATQRSWLNLDKKNFQIKHSRDKVEICDLVTPQKHLICVKKMKDSATLSHLFAQASVSATLLRQNPEYRQHFERLLKQKWPKLVLDQGPRPTFVYAILTDKPGPLHQSLFFFSALNLLDHARRVQTAGFEVAVCRVEQLAVA from the coding sequence ATGAAGCTCTCCATCCACCTGGCCAATGACACGGTCTCCTCTTTCGAGGAGCTCATCGACCCCAAGTACCTGCGCGCGGGGAACCTCCAGAAGTTCCCCGGCCCCAAGAAGCTCGGGTACGCGTGCGAGGGCTACCTGCTGACCACTCGGGGCAAGCCCCCCAAGTGGATGGCCTTCCTGGGCTCGCACTTCGACCTCACCGAGAGCGGCGCGACGAACGCGTTTGCCTCCTTCATCCTCCTGCTCAAGGTGAAGCAGCGGTTCTTCGCCGTCACCTTCGGCTACGGCTTCACCGCCCTCAACCGCGGCAAGCTGGAGCCCCGCTTCGGTCTGCTGGCCTCCCTCAACGCGCTGGACCCCAACGCGGTCCGGAAGATGGAGAGCCGCAACATCGACCTCGTGACGCGGCAGAAGAGCACCTACGTCAACGTGGAGAGCCCGCCCCACGAGTTCGACCTGAACTTCAATCTCGACTGGGTCTACCAGGTCGCCGGCAAGCCCTCGTCCACGGACCTCGGGACCCGAATCTCCGGGGCGGACTCCCTCTCCATCAACTGCGAGTGCACCCTGGAGAAGCTGGGGGACAAGTGCGCGCAGTTGCTCGAGCGCTACCTGGCCGCCGACTACAAGAAGGCCTTCCACTTCATCGACCACGTCCAGCCGCTCTCCCGGAAGGACCCGCGGGTCGCGCAGCTCCACGCGAAGCTTCGGGAGAAGGTCCTCCGCCGGGAGACGACTCGGATGGCCATCGCCTACCCTCGGCCGCCCGAGGAGGACATCGAGGGCTACCACATCTCTTTTGGCCGCACGGCGGAGCCGGTGGACGACGTCACCCTGGAGTCCGTCTACCGGTTCATGGATGCGCATGGCGTCAAGAACGCCGACAAGCTCCGGATCTACAGCTACGACCCCAACCACACCGTGAGGGAATCGTGGACGCTCTTCGAGCTGCTCGTGTGCGAGCTCGACGATGGGCAGGACACGTTCATCCACCTGGCCCGGTCCTGGTTCCGTGCGGACCGCGACCACGTCGCGAAGGTGCGTGAGGATCTCTCCCGGCTCACTGACATGACGCTCCTCCTGAACCTGCCGCCCGTGGGAGCCGAGGCAGAGGGAACGTACAATCAGGCCGTCGCCACCCAGCGCTCCTGGCTGAACCTCGACAAGAAGAACTTCCAGATCAAGCACAGCCGCGACAAGGTGGAGATCTGCGACCTCGTCACGCCGCAGAAGCACCTCATCTGCGTCAAGAAGATGAAGGACTCGGCGACGCTGAGCCACCTGTTCGCCCAGGCCAGTGTCTCCGCCACCCTCCTGCGCCAGAATCCCGAGTACCGGCAGCACTTCGAGCGCCTGCTCAAGCAGAAGTGGCCCAAGCTCGTCCTCGACCAGGGCCCCCGCCCCACCTTCGTCTACGCCATCCTCACCGACAAGCCCGGCCCCCTGCACCAGTCCCTGTTCTTCTTCAGCGCCCTCAACCTGCTGGACCACGCCCGCCGGGTCCAGACCGCCGGCTTCGAGGTCGCCGTCTGCCGGGTCGAGCAGTTGGCAGTCGCGTAG
- a CDS encoding FAD-dependent monooxygenase — MKLPQVVIVGGGPAGMVLAYQLVSNNVPVRVLERHPDFEREFRGELLQASVVETFKRAGLFSVLLERKLALPDIERRMYVGKRRTVRVPGPQERGAVVSQPGMLALLHELCSRYPHYQLDFGTTVLDAIQENGRVVAMKTRHNGVEGRVDGDLFIVCNGRNSHLRKSCGLETEEFESTADALWLRFDLSDAPEALPESLQVHMFGKGLVVVFQPSTGHRLHLAYSEPGDLNRLRKDLPELRRRLLPTLPETLRPHVERKLDERTEWQVLKILVDRVRRWHAPGVLFLGDAAHTMSPSGGQGLNLAIRDTFVAANHLLDALHVVSTPDEAVFQRIQEERQSEIDRVQAGQTRAGQMVLKPLGVLHVMFTMLGAVMRLAGKKMQGTGGVPTVEPRYLMPLARGDSRADSGG, encoded by the coding sequence ATGAAGCTCCCTCAAGTCGTCATCGTCGGTGGTGGACCCGCCGGAATGGTCCTCGCCTACCAGCTCGTCTCGAACAACGTGCCGGTCCGCGTCCTGGAGCGCCACCCGGACTTCGAGCGCGAGTTCCGCGGCGAGCTCCTGCAGGCCTCCGTCGTCGAGACGTTCAAGCGCGCGGGGCTCTTCTCCGTGCTGCTCGAACGGAAGCTGGCGCTGCCGGACATCGAGCGCCGCATGTACGTGGGCAAGCGCCGCACGGTCCGCGTGCCCGGTCCCCAGGAGCGTGGCGCGGTGGTGTCCCAGCCCGGAATGCTCGCGCTGCTGCACGAGCTGTGCAGCCGCTACCCCCACTACCAGCTCGATTTCGGCACCACCGTCCTCGACGCCATCCAGGAGAACGGGCGCGTCGTCGCGATGAAGACCCGGCACAACGGCGTGGAGGGCCGCGTTGACGGGGACCTCTTCATCGTCTGCAACGGGCGCAACAGCCACCTGCGCAAGTCCTGCGGGCTGGAGACGGAGGAGTTCGAGTCGACCGCCGACGCGCTCTGGCTGCGCTTCGACCTCTCCGACGCACCGGAGGCGCTTCCCGAGTCGCTCCAGGTCCACATGTTCGGCAAGGGGCTCGTCGTCGTCTTCCAGCCCTCCACGGGCCACCGGCTTCACCTGGCGTACAGCGAGCCGGGAGACCTCAACCGGCTGCGCAAGGACCTCCCGGAGCTGCGCCGACGGCTGCTGCCCACGCTGCCGGAGACACTGCGGCCCCACGTGGAGCGCAAGCTCGACGAGCGCACCGAGTGGCAGGTGCTGAAAATCCTCGTCGACCGTGTGCGCCGCTGGCACGCACCCGGCGTCCTCTTCCTCGGAGACGCGGCGCACACCATGTCGCCGTCGGGTGGGCAGGGGTTGAACCTCGCCATCCGCGACACGTTCGTGGCCGCGAACCACCTGCTGGATGCCCTCCATGTGGTGAGCACCCCGGACGAAGCCGTCTTCCAGCGGATTCAGGAGGAGCGCCAGTCGGAGATAGACCGGGTCCAGGCAGGCCAGACGCGAGCGGGACAGATGGTGCTCAAGCCCCTCGGCGTGCTGCATGTGATGTTCACCATGCTGGGCGCGGTGATGCGGCTCGCGGGCAAGAAGATGCAGGGCACGGGCGGCGTGCCCACCGTCGAGCCGCGCTACCTCATGCCGCTCGCGCGCGGTGACTCCCGCGCGGACTCCGGCGGGTAG